A window of the Cystobacter fuscus genome harbors these coding sequences:
- a CDS encoding TIGR02265 family protein, whose translation MSIGSDSGSDSAQTAEQDLQHRLRLATPEFTTRGFLFSSMLRAVKDLGGDDEVVRRCLEASGETSFVEFFHYPTRSLLLLISTAAEALSGRYGSVEEVLRQMGAIGGESYMDTPVGRAVLQQTGTRPQRLMFALQTLYEGLTSYGKPALSFPRLDRGVLSVQASFMPLAYHEGGAQAISRRMGLTPVSLRARKTGPLSLDLECSW comes from the coding sequence ATGAGTATCGGATCGGATTCGGGCAGCGACTCCGCGCAGACCGCGGAGCAGGATCTCCAACATCGGTTGCGGCTCGCGACGCCAGAGTTCACGACGCGTGGATTCTTGTTCTCCTCCATGCTGAGGGCGGTCAAGGATCTGGGCGGGGATGACGAGGTGGTGCGGCGCTGCCTGGAGGCCAGTGGGGAGACGTCCTTCGTGGAGTTCTTCCACTACCCCACCCGCTCGCTCCTGTTGTTGATCTCCACGGCGGCCGAGGCCTTGAGTGGTCGGTATGGCAGTGTCGAGGAGGTGTTGCGGCAGATGGGCGCCATCGGGGGCGAGAGCTACATGGACACCCCCGTCGGGCGCGCGGTGCTGCAACAGACGGGAACCCGTCCGCAGCGCCTGATGTTCGCGCTGCAGACGCTCTACGAGGGCCTGACGAGCTATGGGAAGCCCGCGCTGTCCTTCCCCCGGCTGGACCGGGGGGTGCTCTCCGTCCAGGCCTCCTTCATGCCGCTCGCGTACCACGAGGGGGGCGCCCAGGCGATCTCCCGGCGCATGGGCCTGACGCCCGTGAGTCTCCGCGCGCGCAAGACGGGTCCGCTCAGCCTCGACCTGGAGTGCTCCTGGTGA
- a CDS encoding cupin domain-containing protein — translation MPSAQDLATSAAAMGAPSMVVYTPDTTIDQSTLAPLGAPESLGGRVLEGSPSLSARVDYSARGMTAGIFKATTGRIEITFPFTEHATILAGEVTMTDESGQSRTFKKGDSYFIRQGQVVLWDVRTPYVLKSFFNITEPLQP, via the coding sequence ATGCCCTCCGCGCAGGACCTGGCCACGAGCGCGGCGGCGATGGGGGCGCCCTCGATGGTCGTCTACACCCCGGACACCACCATCGATCAGTCGACCCTCGCCCCCCTGGGTGCACCCGAGTCGCTGGGTGGCCGGGTCCTGGAGGGCTCTCCCTCCCTCTCCGCCCGCGTCGACTACAGCGCGCGGGGCATGACGGCGGGCATCTTCAAGGCCACCACCGGCCGCATCGAGATCACCTTCCCCTTCACCGAGCACGCCACCATCCTCGCGGGCGAGGTCACCATGACCGACGAGTCGGGCCAGTCCCGCACCTTCAAGAAGGGGGACAGCTACTTCATCCGCCAGGGGCAGGTCGTCCTCTGGGACGTCAGGACCCCGTACGTCCTCAAGAGCTTCTTCAACATCACCGAGCCGCTCCAGCCGTGA